The Pyrenophora tritici-repentis strain M4 chromosome 10, whole genome shotgun sequence genome contains a region encoding:
- a CDS encoding cenp-O kinetochore centromere component has protein sequence MEPAEQLDEDISQLQTRIALLQAHRANLSSVLLSQPHLAARLQTSNQRDTHAETTKCIIAQQQKRNLENVYRTCAGVTAYRVKDPDPNAINNGNILGVSIDVSIGAKFVETYHVLLSVREKEDKKILSIHKHTIPPCIPLQQLAHKWIPGSTKDDETDPEQDLVHFGRLLRKELVSWHMRVNAVQELRKEAGLDKPRTDSEEELGTASSAKVLNAFVSDDEDSSDIEHEEDDDDVALRLLDIETDAAVRQMTITLSDRRTVVMNITKDGRVDKVVCRTKDGRRDVMTGKTAIGPLHGLVRRLLS, from the coding sequence ATGGAGCCTGCCGAACAACTCGATGAGGACATCAGCCAGCTCCAAACCCGTATAGCGCTTCTACAAGCTCACCGCGCAAACCTATCCTCAGTGCTACTGTCGCAACCCCACCTCGCAGCGCGTCTCCAGACCAGCAATCAACGCGACACACATGCGGAAACCACCAAGTGCATCATTGCCCAGCAACAAAAACGGAACCTCGAAAATGTATACCGCACCTGCGCTGGCGTCACAGCCTACAGAGTCAAGGACCCTGACCCAAATGCCATTAACAACGGCAACATCCTCGGCGTAAGCATCGATGTATCGATCGGCGCCAAGTTTGTTGAGACATACCATGTCTTGCTTAGTGTACGAGAGAAAGAAGACAAGAAGATCCTGAGTATACACAAACATACCATTCCGCCATGCATACCACTGCAGCAATTGGCCCACAAGTGGATACCGGGCAGCACCAAGGACGACGAGACGGATCCTGAACAGGACTTGGTGCACTTTGGGCGACTGCTGAGGAAAGAGCTGGTGAGCTGGCATATGCGAGTAAATGCTGTGCAAGAGTTGCGCAAGGAGGCAGGGCTTGACAAGCCAAGGACAGATAGTGAAGAAGAGCTGGGGACTGCATCCTCAGCCAAAGTCCTCAACGCCTTCGTTAGTGACGACGAGGATAGCTCCGATATTGAGCACGAAGaagacgatgacgacgttgcTCTAAGACTACTTGACATTGAGACCGACGCCGCAGTAAGGCAGATGACAATTACCTTGTCAGACAGACGTACAGTGGTCATGAACATCACAAAGGACGGCCGAGTCGACAAGGTTGTATGCAGGACGAAGGATGGTAGGCGGGATGTGATGACGGGCAAAACCGCTATAGGTCCCCTGCATGGTCTGGTTCGCCGTTTGTTGTCATAA
- a CDS encoding ProP, Permease major facilitator superfamily produces MSKRASRSKNRGSVLKEQSSTDSLQQEKNGNANTTATMNGVMLEHRRKHASFESDSPASQAASLMGNSNFSLDDDVPKLGEQEDGPSKGFFELSKKDQSNFLLLVLLYFLQGIPMGLAHGSVPFLLKHSVSYAAIGVFSLAAYPYSLKLLWSPIVDAVWSPRIGRRKSWILPIQTISGFSMIWLGKNINRMMKEAGESDSGVWNFTWWWFALVFLCATQDIAVDGWALTLLSNENLAYASTAQTVGLTAGQFLSYTVFLAFNSKDFANRWFRTIPAETGIMELDGYLSFWGWAYLIVTLGLAVMKREDRDKNGDGISEVYRSMWGILKLKNIQSFIIIHLIAKIGFQANDAVTSLKLLDKGLKQEQLSLVILVDFPVEVFLGYYIGKWCQTYPPMHIWCWSFIGRLVAAGFAQFVVSIFPVGGASSGFVLLVIAEHVLSTFMNTVMFVAVSAFHAKISDPLIGGTYMTLLATVSNLGGTFPRYFVLKAVDMFTAATCIPPTNPPKPDLLKGPLVTQPFSCALEPEKHKCIEGGGICNVTTDGYYIVNILCIVIGVVTFWGYIKPAVMRIQALPMRAWRIAP; encoded by the exons ATGAGCAAACGAGCCTCTCGATCCAAAAACCGCGGCTCTGTACTAAAAGAGCAGAGCTCAACCGATTCGCTACAGCAGGAGAAAAACGGCAATGCCAATACGACTGCGACAATGAACGGCGTCATGTTGGAACATCGGCGCAAACATGCCTCATTCGAAAGCGACTCACCCGCGAGCCAggctgcctcgctcatgGGCAACTCAAATTTCTCCTTGGACGACGATGTACCCAAGCTAGGAGAGCAAGAGGACGGGCCATCCAAGGGCTTTTTTGAGCTCTCCAAGAAGGACCAAAGCAATTTTTTACTATTGGTACTACTATACTTTCTCCAGGGTATACCAATGGGGCTGGCGCATGGCTCTGTGCCCTTTTTACTCAAGCACAGCGTTTCCTACGCCGCCATCGGTGTCTTCTCGCTCGCTGCATACCCATACTCATTAAAACTTCTGTGGAGTCCAATCGTGGATGCAGTCTGGTCGCCTAGGATAGGACGCAGGAAGAGCTGGATCTTGCCCATTCAAACCATCTCTGGCTTTTCTATGATCTGGCTAGGAAAGAACATCAATCGCATGATGAAGGAGGCGGGCGAGTCGGATAGCGGTGTATGGAACTTCACCTGGTGGTGGTTTGCGCTTGTGTTCCTGTGCGCTACTCAGGATATTGCTGTGGATG GCTGGGCCCTCACCCTCCTCTCCAACGAGAACCTCGCGTACGCTTCGACGGCGCAAACCGTCGGTCTGACTGCAGGCCAGTTCCTCTCCTACACCGTTTTCTTGGCCTTCAACTCGAAAGATTTCGCAAATCGATGGTTCCGCACCATTCCGGCAGAGACGGGTATCATGGAGCTCGACGGCTACTTGAGCTTCTGGGGATGGGCATACTTGATTGTTACCTTGGGATTGGCAGTCATGAAGCGCGAAGATCGCGACAAGAACGGTGACGGAATCAGCGAGGTTTACCGTTCAATGTGGGGCATCTTGAAGTTGAAGAACATCCAAagcttcatcatcatccaTCTTATCGCCAAGATCGGCTTCCAAGCCAATGACGCGGTTACGAGTCTGAAGCTACTGGACAAGGGCTTGAAGCAGGAGCAGCTGTCGCTCGTCATTCTCGTCGACTTTCCTGTCGAGGTTTTCCTGGGGTACTACATTGGTAAATGGTGCCAAACATATCCACCAATGCACATCTGGTGTTGGTCTTTTATCGGGCGTCTGGTGGCTGCTGGGTTCGCACAGTTTGTGGTATCCATCTTCCCAGTTGGAGGCGCATCGTCTGGATTTGTCTTGCTGGTTATTGCCGAGCATGTGCTGTCGACCTTTATGAATACAGTCATGTTTGTCGCTGTCAGCGCTTTCCATGCGAAGATATCTGACCCGCTCATCGGTGGCACATACATGACGCTGCTCGCTAC CGTCTCCAACCTAGGCGGCACATTCCCGCGCTACTTTGTTCTCAAGGCCGTCGACATGTTTACTGCAGCAACGTGCATACCGCCAACCAACCCGCCCAAGCCTGATCTCCTCAAGGGTCCTCTAGTTACACAACCCTTCTCTTGTGCTCTTGAGCCAGAGAAGCACAAGTGTATTGAGGGGGGCGGTATCTGCAATGTCACAACTGATGGATATTATATTGTGAACATTCTCTGTATTGTAATCGGTGTGGTTACTTTCTGGGGGTACATTAAGCCGGCCGTTATGAGGATACAGGCTTTGCCTATGCGGGCATGGAGAATTGCTCCTTAG
- a CDS encoding AhpC, Peroxiredoxin yields MAFPAYQPKARVQKAAPHFSGTAVVDGTFEELSLTTYTSTKQWLVLGFVPMAWTFVCPTEIIAFSERASDFAARGASVVFASTDSEYSLLAWTNASKKDGGLGKINIPLLSDKNHSVSKDYGVLIEEEGIALRGLFLIDPHGIIRQITINDLPVGRSVDETLRLIDAFQFTDKYGEVCPANWNPGDETIKATPAGNKEYLEKVHADTKMSDIATKTNGRASGAH; encoded by the exons atggcttTTCCAGCTTATCAGCCTAAAGCGCGGGTGCAGAAAGCCGCGCCTCACTTTTCTGGCACAGCAGTTGTTGATGGCACCTTTGAAG AACTCAGCTTGACGACCTACACATCCACTAAGCAATGGCTTGTCCTCGGCTTCGTCCCCATGGCCTGGACTTTTGTCTGCCCGACAGAAATCATCGCCTTCAGTGAACGCGCCTCCGACTTTGCCGCCCGCGGCGCCAGCGTCGTCTTCGCTAGCACAGATAGCGAGTATAGTCTACTCGCCTGGACGAACGCAAGCAAGAAGGATGGCGGTCTAGGCAAAATCAAcataccgctgttgagtgACAAGAACCACAGCGTGTCCAAGGATTATGGAGTGTTGATTGAAGAGGAGGGTATCGCTTTGCGAGGACTGTTCTTGATCGACCCCCATGGCATTATACGCCAGATTACCATCAATGACTTGCCTGTTGGACGGTCGGTCGACGAGACACTCCGTCTGATCGATGCCTTCCAGTTCACCGATAAGTACGGTGAG GTCTGCCCGGCCAACTGGAATCCCGGTGATGAGACCATCAAGGCAACACCCGCAGGCAACAAGGAGTATCTTGAGAAGGTCCATGCCGATACCAAGATGTCTGATATTGCCACAAAAACAAACGGCAGAGCTTCTGGAGCGCACTGA
- a CDS encoding DUF1421 multi-domain protein has product MAARSTSAPITMGNYNDLPPHERPGYHPQTASFAHPSTTAAPSTGIAYAQPGNVQYAPTTNNFAYTAAPASQSAYTRSHPRTPSATSGSFQYANPPANITYTAKPATSNQPPAVRHNTQPMSPSYSSPPQSQYSNTSQTPSSQQSQYSAMPQAPPSQSQYAAMPQAPPPPQAAQHAYPPPPMGQHSPRPEHRRAASHDGRNVVELRPQGNYGRPDKPEELRPQGNYGRPDRPEELRMDRLSVSGNRPDLRMIVPGGMPGGFPGGLPPPSPLLEAYHGTYQSLSPMPQSLMLDDDDLNHLPTLETLSPRDTLSPRDTLAPRASSHSRSSSKGRHVRRRTRSTSRRPSSPPSHFNRTDKLAVATYDYGDRLPEKEKRRVRIYDATEDALALTSAMAGTPDAGTIIDIIPALSHDQMLELRTEYKRHFKLQGRGVNIAKHIKMKIPGSFGKIAYITALGKYESEGYWANYWYQSNSARRELLIEALMGRQNHEIREIKDSFKDKRYGDSLTRCMDKELKADKFRKAVLWALEGQRQEESDVWPPEKRDRDVDTLYRAIRAREGGESDMLEIVVTRSDAHLRDVLRTYERYYQGNFARDALKKSNNLVGEVIAHILNGVINRPARDAMLLNHALVDLIEPASDPRSSGRLSATSKHERQQRVELLISRLVRLHWDRLHFSRVQTEYDEKYGRVVEEDIEEATKGDFREFCLAICQAGR; this is encoded by the exons ATGGCGGCCAGATCAACGAGCGCGCCCATTACTATGGGCAACTACAATGACCTCCCGCCTCACGAACGTCCAGGTTATCACCCCCAGACGGCATCCTTTGCGCATCCCTCTACCACAGCAGCGCCCTCGACGGGTATCGCATATGCCCAACCCGGAAATGTGCAGTATGCGCCGACCACAAACAACTTCGCCTACACGGCAGCGCCAGCCTCCCAAAGCGCGTATACAAGATCGCACCCGAGGACACCGTCTGCGACAAGTGGTAGCTTCCAATATGCAAACCCACCCGCAAACATTACCTACACGGCGAAGCCCGCCACTAGCAACCAGCCGCCCGCTGTGCGACACAATACTCAGCCCATGAGCCCCTCATACTCTTCGCCGCCGCAGTCACAATACTCGAATACGTCGCAGACACCCTCATCGCAGCAATCGCAATACTCAGCCATGCCACAGGCGCCTCCATCGCAATCGCAGTATGCAGCCATGCCGCAAGCTCCCCCTCCACCGCAAGCTGCCCAGCACGCGTACCCCCCTCCGCCAATGGGCCAACATTCGCCGCGCCCCGAGCACCGTCGCGCGGCTTCGCATGACGGCCGTAATGTGGTAGAATTGCGTCCCCAAGGCAACTATGGCCGACCCGATAAGCCTGAAGAATTGCGTCCACAAGGCAACTATGGTCGACCTGATAGGCCTGAAGAATTGCGCATGGACAGGCTGTCTGTGAGCGGAAACAGGCCTGATCTGCGCATGATTGTACCCGGAGGCATGCCTGGAGGTTTCCCCGGTGGACTACCACCACCAAGTCCTTTGCTCGAAGCTTACCATGGCACTTATCAATCGCTCAGCCCTATGCCGCAGTCCCTTATGCTAGACGATGACGACCTCAATCATCTGCCCACTCTCGAGACCCTTTCTCCTCGAGATACTCTTTCGCCCCGGGACACACTCGCTCCCAGAGCTTCCAGTCATTCGCGGTCTTCTAGCAAGGGTAGGCATGTTCGCCGTCGTACCCGTTCGACCTCGCGACGACCTTCAAGCCCACCGTCGCATTTTAACCGTACCGATAAGCTAGCTGTGGCGACATATGATTATGGAGACCGCCTCCCTGAGAAAGAGAAGCGGAGAGTGCGCATATATGATGCGACCGAAGACGCGCTTGCGCTTACCAGTGCCATGGCTGGCACGCCTGATGCGGGTACAATAATTGATATCATCCCAGCTCTGTCGCATGACCAAATGCTCGAGCTGAGAACTGAGTACAAGCGGCATTTCAAGTTACAGGGTCGGGGAGTCAATATTGCGAAACACATCAAGATGAAAATTCCTGGTAGTTTTGGCAAGATTGCCTACATCACAGCTCTAGGCAAGTACGAAAGCGAGGGTTATTGGGCAAACTACTGGTACCAGTCCAACTCGGCTCGTCGCGAGCTCCTCATCGAAGCCCTCATGGGTCGCCAGAACCATGAGATCCGCGAGATCAAGGATTCTTTCAAGGACAAGCGTTATGGCGACTCGCTCACGCGCTGCATGGACAAGGAGCTCAAGGCCGACAAGTTCCGCAAGGCGGTCTTGTGGGCGCTCGAAGGCCAGCGGCAGGAAGAGAGCGATGTCTGGCCACCTGAAAAGCGCGATCGCGACGTTGATACGCTGTACAGGGCAATCCGAGCCAGAGAGGGCGGCGAATCAGACATGTTGGAAATTGTTGTGACGCGAAGCGATGCGCACTTGCGAGACGTGCTGAGAACGTACGAACGGTATTACCAAGGTAATTTTGCGCGAGATGCGCTGAAGAAGAGTAACAATCTTGTTGGAGAGGTTATTGCACATATCCTCAATGGCGTCA TTAACCGCCCAGCGAGAGACGCTATGCTCTTGAACCACGCACTGGTCGATCTCATCGAACCCGCCAGCGACCCCCGCTCCTCCGGACGTTTATCCGCCACGAGCAAGCACGAACGCCAGCAAAGAGTCGAATTGCTCATCTCCCGCCTTGTGCGCTTACATTGGGACCGTCTGCATTTCTCAAGGGTGCAGACAGAGTACGACGAAAAGTATGGGCGTGTGGTGGAAGAAGACATTGAGGAGGCTACAAAGGGTGATTTCCGAGAATTTTGTCTGGCTATTTGTCAGGCGGGGAGGTAG
- a CDS encoding ERG9, Phytoene-squalene synthetase — protein sequence MGFDYALVHLKYTIPPAVLLTWLYRPFFTKLDVYKVGYLVSIAVASTIPWDSYLIRTGIWSYPTHVIIGPKLCDIPLEEVFFFIIQTYNTSLLYLLLSRPTFQPVYLNTERGAARRQWRYMRLAGQVFFLALIAWGWRCIRHGGLGTYTGLILVWAGPFLLMLWSLAYQFILALPVTNTALPIFLPTLYLWVVDTLALRRGTWVISTGTKYGLHLWDGLEIEEALFFLATNALIVFGQLAFDNALAVLYTFPHLFTGPSLLPSPVLLMRALLTPCSKYHDARIKGLDEAVNRLKRKSRSFYLASATFPGPLRADLLLLYSFCRVADDLVDNASDADEARAWIAKMRKFLNNVYSDKLPQSVVHSQICDDFPPSTQSALLQLPATKLSPQPLEDLLHGFEMDLAFQQGPIIRTMEDLRVYSERVAGTVAQMCIQLIFYWYPSTLDTEEKNVIVAAGNSMGVALQYVNIARDIEVDAQIGRVYLPLNWLSEAGLSYDDVLKKPNQAQIQTLRKHLLNHAFSVYEKAKDSIERLPIEARGPIRVAVESYMEIGRILRSEQYQVKAGRATVPKSRRIMVAWRTLNSK from the exons ATGGGCTTTGACTACGCGCTCGT TCATCTCAAGTACACCATCCCTCCGGCTGTCCTGCTCACCTGGCTGTACCGTCCCTTCTTCACCAAGCTCGACGTGTATAAAGTTGGTTATCTAGTTTCT ATCGCTGTTGCTTCAACGATACCATGGGACTCGTACCTCATTCGCACCGGCATTTGGAGCTACCCCACTCACGTTATCATTGGCCCAAAGCTCTGTGATATACCGCTTGAAGAGGTCTTCTTTTTCATCATACAGACGTACAACACCTCGCTCCTCTATCTCCTCCTCAGCAGGCCCACCTTCCAGCCCGTCTACCTCAACACCGAACGCGGCGCCGCCCGACGTCAATGGCGATATATGCGCCTTGCCGGCCAAGTCTTCTTTCTGGCCTTGATTGCATGGGGTTGGCGATGCATTAGACATGGAGGCCTGGGCACATATACCGGCCTCATTTTGGTTTGGGCTGGCCCTTTCCTACTGATGTTATG GTCCCTTGCATATCAATTCATCCTGGCTCTTCCTGTGACCAATACCGCCTTGCCCATTTTCCTCCCGACCCTGTACCTATGGGTAGTGGATACACTGGCACTGCGCAGAGGAACCTGGGTAATCAGCACAGGCACCAAATATGGACTTCACCTATGGGATGGTCTCGAGATTGAAGAGgctctcttcttcctcgccACTAATGCCCTCATAGTATTCGGCCAATTGGCGTTTGACAATGCTCTCGCTGTGCTGTACACATTCCCACACCTGTTCACGGGCCCGTCACTGTTGCCCTCGCCTGTTCTTTTGATGCGCGCCCTGCTTACTCCCTGCTCAAAGTACCATGACGCGCGCATCAAGGGCCTCGACGAAGCTGTGAATCGTCTGAAGCGCAAAAGCCGCAGCTTTTACCTTGCCTCTGCTACCTTTCCTGGTCCATTACGCGCGGACCTACTATTACTTTACTCGTTTTGTCGCGTTGCCGATGACTTGGTGGACAACGCTTCCGATGCCGACGAAGCTAGGGCTTGGATAGCAAAAATGCGCAAGTTTCTAAACAATGTGTACAGCGACAAGTTACCACAGTCTGTAGTGCACAGCCAAATATGCGACGACTTCCCACCTAGCACACAGTCTGCACTTCTACAACTGCCTGCCACCAAACTGTCGCCCCAGCCACTGGAGGATCTGCTGCATGGATTCGAAATGGACCTGGCCTTTCAACAGGGACCAATTATCAGGACCATGGAGGATCTGCGCGTGTACTCGGAACGTGTGGCAGGTACTGTAGCTCAAATGTGCATTCAGCTCATCTTCTATTGGTATCCTAGTACATTGGATACTGAAGAGAAGAACGTGATAGTTGCTGCTGGCAACAGTATGGGCGTGGCGTTGCAGTACGTCAATATTGCGCGAGATATAGAAGTAGACGCTCAGATTGGTCGTGTATATCTTCCCTTGAATTGGCTTTCTGAAGCGGGACTTAGCTACGATGACGTGCTGAAGAAGCCGAATCAAGCTCAGATTCAGACTCTACGTAAGCACCTCCTAAACCATGCTTTCTCTGTCTACGAGAAGGCCAAAGATTCCATCGAGCGTTTGCCAATCGAGGCCAGAGGTCCTATCCGGGTTGCGGTGGAGAGTTATATGGAAATCGGACGGATCCTAAGAAGTGAACAATACCAAGTGAAGGCTGGTCGCGCTACCGTACCGAAGTCGAGGAGGATAATGGTAGCTTGGAGAACACTGAACAGTAAATAA
- a CDS encoding putative carotenoid oxygenase: MSQTGQPNDKSPRHPYLSGNFASVTSTCPPTPVTWSGHIPDELLGGMYVRNGGNPVTNDDLGREAHWFDGDGMLSGVWFSRAHDAAAKPVVNFVNQFILTDVYLTAIQNPTLRTPILPSISTLVNPASSLLFILWRILRTVLVVLYTHLSGSARAIKRISVANTSILFHDGRALATCESGPPMRIALPSLETVGWFDGHEAEGEATPQDETSSRDAQKECFGGTGLLSWMNEWTTGHPKVDTVTDELVLFHCNFVPPYVHYSLLPAKGNSKSKSEKEAILNAAVPGCSGGRLMHDFGVSRHHTVILDLPLSLTPLNLAKNKPIVVYEPEKPARFGVFPRRQPGLVRWFETRGCCIFHTANAWDEFDGSDDVVAVNLLACRLTSASLVFSAANLPPPPHPNRESTTRNRPMSFFAKYDDEDHAKDPEKPFLDDTSPLLERNTSISHYDDSGPATIPNIPISHDDEEQCRLYYYRFLLSPGSTNTITHEFALSAISFEFPTVSPLTEMSRARYVYGCSTVIESFGAALGKATKIDVLVRIDVQTLLARADDSAPEAISGCVDNRNIDEVLASKDANDPIKAFRLPPNHFGQEARFVPRKATGQGDVALAEEDGYLLFYVFNEDQLDEEGECKPDARSELWVLDARDMQTVVCKVQLQTRIPYGLHGNWFTEEDISRQRDVQTLRSETHHPSDSRWSHLQKSIISYLG, translated from the exons ATGTCCCAGACTGGCCAGCCCAACGACAAGTCACCGAGACACCC GTACCTTTCTGGTAACTTTGCGTCTGTCACTTCAACATGTCCGCCCACACCCGTCACATGGTCCGGCCATATTCCGGACGAGCTGCTCGGCGGCATGTACGTCCGTAACGGCGGCAATCCCGTGACTAACGACGACCTTGGCCGTGAGGCCCACTGGTTCGATGGCGACGGCATGCTCTCGGGCGTGTGGTTCAGTCGCGCCCACGATGCTGCTGCCAAGCCTGTTGTCAACTTCGTCAACCAATTCATCTTGACCGATGTCTATCTCACCGCCATCCAAAACCCCACGCTCCGCACGCCCATCCTGCCCAGCATTTCAACCCTCGTCAACCCCGCATCCAGCTTGCTGTTCATCCTCTGGCGAATCTTGCGCACTGTTCTCGTCGTACTCTACACCCATCTGTCGGGATCTGCACGAGCCATCAAGCGAATAAGCGTGGCTAATACCAGCATCCTGTTCCACGATGGACGTGCACTGGCAACCTGCGAAAGCGGTCCCCCGATGCGCATTGCCTTGCCCAGCCTGGAAACGGTGGGCTGGTTTGATGGGCACGAGGCCGAAGGTGAGGCTACCCCGCAAGACGAAACTTCCAGTCGCGACGCACAGAAAGAATGTTTTGGAGGTACCGGTTTGCTCAGCTGGATGAATGAGTGGACTACCGGACATCCAAAAGTTGACACAGTGACCGATGAGCTGGTTCTCTTTCACTGCAACTTTGTTCCGCCTTATGTACACTACTCTTTACTTCCGGCCAAGGGCAACAGTAAGAGCAAATCAGAAAAGGAGGCGATCCTCAACGCTGCCGTCCCCGGTTGCTCCGGTGGGCGGCTTATGCACGACTTTGGTGTATCCAGGCACCACACAGTCATCCTCGATCTGCCGCTTTCTCTCACGCCTCTAAACTTGGCCAAGAACAAACCGATCGTTGTGTATGAACCCGAGAAACCCGCCAGATTCGGCGTATTTCCTCGTCGGCAACCTGGTCTAGTACGATGGTTCGAGACACGCGGTTGCTGCATCTTTCATACGGCAAATGCATGGGACGAATTCGATGGTAGCGACGATGTGGTAGCGGTGAATCTCCTGGCATGTCGTCTGACTTCGGCATCTCTCGTGTTTAGTGCAGCTAACCTCCCGCCGCCCCCACACCCAAATCGCGAATCGACGACGCGCAATAGACCCATGTCTTTCTTTGCCAAGTACGATGACGAGGACCATGCTAAAGATCCTGAAAAACCATTCTTGGACGACACTTCGCCATTGTTGGAACGGAACACATCCATATCTCATTACGACGACTCAGGTCCCGCGACAATCCCCAATATACCCATCTCACATGATGACGAGGAGCAATGTCGGCTGTATTACTACCGTTTCTTACTGAGTCCTGGCTCTACGAATACGATCACCCACGAGTTTGCACTGTCGGCCATATCCTTCGAGTTCCCTACGGTTTCACCGCTCACGGAAATGTCACGCGCACGCTATGTCTACGGCTGCAGCACTGTGATCGAATCTTTCGGCGCAGCGCTAGGCAAGGCTACTAAGATCGATGTACTAGTAAGAATTGACGTGCAGACTCTGCTTGCTCGCGCGGATGATTCCGCACCTGAAGCAATCTCTGGTTGTGTCGACAACCGTAACATTGATGAGGTCCTTGCGTCGAAGGATGCCAATGATCCTATCAAGGCATTCAGGCTTCCACCCAATCACTTTGGACAAGAAGCTAGATTTGTGCCTCGCAAGGCCACAGGGCAAGGTGACGTCGCGTTAGCTGAGGAAGACGGATATCTGCTCTTCTATGTCTTCAACGAGGACCAACTGGACGAAGAAGGCGAGTGCAAACCAGACGCGAGAAGTGAGCTATGGGTCTTGGATGCGCGCGATATGCAAACCGTTGTTTGCAAGGTACAACTCCAGACCCGCATACCGTACGGCCTGCATGGCAATTGGTTCACTGAAGAGGACATATCACGCCAGCGGGATGTCCAAACACTAAGATCTGAGACCCACCACCCATCTGATAGTAGATGGAGCCATTTGCAAAAGTCGATCATTAGCTACCTTGGCTAG
- a CDS encoding Bacteriorhodopsin, whose protein sequence is MDFVRRNDALDLNTNTVNGRTADIAITTHGSDFYFAICAVMGFAGFAFVILGQRKARRDRLFHYLTAAVVFVAAIAYFTMGSNLGFTPIRVEFFRDDSVVRGTYRAVYYARYIDWFITTPLLLLDLLLTAGTPWPTTMFVIAVDEIMIITGLIGALIDNRYKWAYFVFGCVALFYIVYHLVWESRLQAKKFGRDVERCFLMCGSLTAFLWLLYPIAWGVCEGANLVAPDSEAVFYGVLDFLAKPIFGALLLWGHRDIDPARLGLAIRDYDGDAVVHEKVKPAQNHSAAPPVDATV, encoded by the exons ATGGATTTCGTACGCAGGAACGATGCTCTTGATCTCAACA CCAATACCGTCAACGGTAGGACGGCTGATATCGCCATCACCACTCATGGCTCAGATTTCTACTTTGCCATCTGCGCCGTCATGGGCTTCGCTGGATTCGCGTTTGTAATCCTCGGCCAGCGCAAGGCGCGTCGCGACCGTCTATTCCACTACTTGACTGCTGCGGTAGTCTTCGTTGCCGCCATTGCTTACT TTACCATGGGTTCCAACTTGGGCTTCACCCCCATCCGCGTCGAGTTCTTCAGGGACGACTCCGTGGTCCGTGGAACCTACCGTGCCGTCTACTATGCTCGATACATTGATTGGTTCATCACAACTCCTCTCTTGTTGCTCGATCTATTGTTGACCGCGGGCACACCTTGGCCCACCACGATGTTCGTCATTGCTGTTGATGAGATCATGATTATCACTGGACTCATTGGTGCCCTTATCGACAACCGCTACAAGTGGGCGTACTTTGTCTTTGGCTGCGTCGCTCTCTTCTACATCGTCTACCACCTTGTTTGGGAATCTCGCCTACAAGCTAAGAAGTTTGGCCGCGATGTTGAGAGGTGCTTCCTCATGTGCGGAAGTTTGACTGCTTTCCTCTGGCTCCTGTACCCAATTGCTTGGGGTGTCTGCGAGGGCGC TAACCTTGTTGCTCCCGACAGTGAGGCCGTATTCTACGGTGTACTTGACTTTTTGGCCAAGCCCATCTTTGGTGCTCTTCTCTTGTGGGGCCACAGGGACATTGACCCTGCTCGTCTTGGTCTTGCTATCAGGGATTACGATGGTGATGCCGTTGTACACGAGAAGGTTAAGCCT GCTCAAAACCATAGCGCCGCACCCCCAGTCGATGCCACCGTCTAG